DNA from Sphingomonas sp. R1:
ATGGGCTTCCGCGAAGAGCTCGAAGCGATCCTCGACGCGACGCCGGAAGACCGCCGCACGCTGCTGTTCTCGGCGACGATGCCGCGCCCGATCGTGGCGCTGGCCAAGCGCTACCAGCGCAACGCCTTCCAGATCACCACCAAGAGCGATGACCGCGGACACGGCGACATCAGCTATCAGGCGGTCACGGTCGCGCCGGCCGATATCGAACATGTCGTGATCAACCTGCTGCGCCTCCACGAGGCGGAAACGGCGATCCTGTTCTGCGCGACCCGCGACAATGTCCGTCACCTCCATGCCAGCCTGATGGAGCGCGGCTTCGCGGCCGTGGCGCTGTCGGGCGAGCATTCGCAGTCCGAGCGCAACCATGCGCTGCAGGCGCTGCGCGACCGCCGTGCGCGCGTCTGCGTCGCCACCGACGTCGCCGCCCGCGGCATCGATCTGCCGACGCTGACGCTGGTGGTGCACGTCGAACTGCCGCGCGATGCCGAGACGCTCCAGCACCGCTCGGGCCGCACCGGTCGCGCGGGCAAGAAGGGCACCGCGGTCCTGATCGTCCCCTATCCGCGCCGCCGCCGCGTCGAGCAGATGCTGCACGGTGCACGCATTCCGGCGGTGTGGATCGACGCGCCCACCCCCGAGCAGATCCGCGCGGCAGACCGCGAACGACTGATCGCCGCACTTCTCCAGCCGATCGAGACGGATGAGGAAGACATCGCACTCGCCGAGCGCCTGCTCGCCGAGAAGACCCCGGCCGAGATCGCCGCGGCGCTCGTGCGCGCGCACCGCTCGCAGCTGCCCGAGCCCGAAGAGCTGATCGAAGCGACGCCCGAAGCACGCCGCGCGGCGCAGCAGGAGCGGCATCGCCCCGGCTTCGACGATACGGTGTGGTTCCGCATGGACATCGGCCGTCGCCAGAATGCCGATCCGCGCTGGATCCTACCGCTGATCTGCCGCCGCGGGCACATCACCCGCAACGAAGTCGGCGCGATCCGCATCGCGGCGAACGAGACCCACTTCCAGATCCCGGCACCGCTGGCGGCGAAGTTCTCGGCAGCGGTCGACAAGTTCGCGCGCACCGCCGGCGACGATGACGACGGCATCCGCATCGAGCGTGCGACCGATGCGCCGCAGCCCGGCGCACGTGCCGACGGCCCGGTGCGTCGCGGTCCGCCGAACCGCAGCAACGCCAACGGCAAGCCCGGCGGCTTCCGCAAGGGCCCGCCGCGCCGCTAAGGATGCACTGCTCCTCCTTCAAGCGCGGAGGAGGAGCAGCGTGCTCTCAACTAAGCTGTCATACCGGCGAAAGCCGGGATCCATTCGCTACTACGCCAAAGCGAAAGCTACGCCGACGATGCCAATGGATTCCGGCTTTCGCCGGAATGACGGCGGTGAGCTTGCGGGCGGACTGCGGGCGCTCGCCCTTACTCCGCCCGGTGCCGCTTCCGGCCATCCAGCGCGGACAGCACGCCCCGCAGCGTGCGCAATTCCTGGCTCGACCAGCGCGGCTTGGTCAGCAGCGTGCGCAGCGTGCGCTTGGTTGAGGGCACACGGTCCGGCGGGAAATAATAGCCCGAATCGTCGAGCATCGCATCAAGCTGGCCGATCATCCCGTCCAGCTCCTCCTGCGGCGCCGGCGGATCAAGGTCGACCGCGGGCGGGCTCTCCAGCCCGACATGCTTCGACCATTCATAGGCGACCAGGATCACCGCCTGGGCGAGGTTCAGCGAGCCGAATTCGGGGTTGATCGGCACGGTGATGATCGTGCGGGCCAGCGCCACATCGTCGGTTTCCAGCCCCGAACGCTCCGGCCCGAACAGGATCGCGCTGCGGGTGGCGGCGCCGTGGATTTCGCGCGCGGCGACCTCGGGGGTCACCACCGGCTTGGTCACGCCGCGCTTGCGCACCGTCGTCGCATAGACATGCGTGCAATCCGCCACCGCATCGGCAACGCTCTCGAACACCTGCGCCTTTTCGAGCACGATGTCGGCACCGCTCGCCGCGGGACCTGCGGAGGGGTTCGGCCAGCCGTCGCGGGGGCTCACCAGCCGCATCTCGGTCAGCCCGAAGTTGAGCATGGCGCGCGCGGCCTTGCCGATATTCTCGCCCAATTGCGGGCGGACGAGCACGATCACGGGGGAATTCAACTTTTGCCGACCTCGCTGACGTTACCGGCGAATTCCTCGAAATCCTTCGCCTCGCGGAAATCCTTATACACGCTGGCGAAGCGGATATAGGCCACCGAATCGAGGCCCTTGAGCGCCTCCATCACCAGCTCGCCGATGCGCTGGGAGGGGATTTCGCTTTCGCCCGTCGTTTCCAATTGCCGCTGGATTCCGGAGACCAGCCGCTCGATCTGGGCAGGCTGAATCGGCCGCTTGCGGCAGGCGGTGGAGACCGAACGCATCAGCTTCTCGCGCTCGAACGGCTCGCGGCGCCCCTCATTACCATTGGCCCCGCTCTTCACGACGGTGAGGTCGCGCAGCTGGATGCGCTCGAAGGTGGTGAAGCGCGCACCGCACGCCTCGCATTGCCGGCGCCTGCGGATAGCCGCCCCGTCGTCGGTGGGGCGGCTATCCTTTACCTGGCTGGCTTCATTGGAACAGAATGGGCAGCGCACTTAGCCGCCGTAGATCGGG
Protein-coding regions in this window:
- a CDS encoding RNA methyltransferase — encoded protein: MLNFGLTEMRLVSPRDGWPNPSAGPAASGADIVLEKAQVFESVADAVADCTHVYATTVRKRGVTKPVVTPEVAAREIHGAATRSAILFGPERSGLETDDVALARTIITVPINPEFGSLNLAQAVILVAYEWSKHVGLESPPAVDLDPPAPQEELDGMIGQLDAMLDDSGYYFPPDRVPSTKRTLRTLLTKPRWSSQELRTLRGVLSALDGRKRHRAE
- a CDS encoding DEAD/DEAH box helicase encodes the protein MSISNLPTRLAEALEQRGYSTLTPVQSAVLEDQAAGRDLIVSAQTGSGKTVAFGLAMAPELLAGEETLPPAGAPLALIIAPTRELALQVSRELIWLYSPAGARIATCVGGMDASKERRTLNHGAHIVVGTPGRLRDHLERGALDLSSLRVAVLDEADEMLDMGFREELEAILDATPEDRRTLLFSATMPRPIVALAKRYQRNAFQITTKSDDRGHGDISYQAVTVAPADIEHVVINLLRLHEAETAILFCATRDNVRHLHASLMERGFAAVALSGEHSQSERNHALQALRDRRARVCVATDVAARGIDLPTLTLVVHVELPRDAETLQHRSGRTGRAGKKGTAVLIVPYPRRRRVEQMLHGARIPAVWIDAPTPEQIRAADRERLIAALLQPIETDEEDIALAERLLAEKTPAEIAAALVRAHRSQLPEPEELIEATPEARRAAQQERHRPGFDDTVWFRMDIGRRQNADPRWILPLICRRGHITRNEVGAIRIAANETHFQIPAPLAAKFSAAVDKFARTAGDDDDGIRIERATDAPQPGARADGPVRRGPPNRSNANGKPGGFRKGPPRR
- the nrdR gene encoding transcriptional regulator NrdR; its protein translation is MRCPFCSNEASQVKDSRPTDDGAAIRRRRQCEACGARFTTFERIQLRDLTVVKSGANGNEGRREPFEREKLMRSVSTACRKRPIQPAQIERLVSGIQRQLETTGESEIPSQRIGELVMEALKGLDSVAYIRFASVYKDFREAKDFEEFAGNVSEVGKS